One part of the Rutidosis leptorrhynchoides isolate AG116_Rl617_1_P2 chromosome 1, CSIRO_AGI_Rlap_v1, whole genome shotgun sequence genome encodes these proteins:
- the LOC139889795 gene encoding uncharacterized protein — protein sequence MPFGLKNAGSTYQCVIDMAFIDQIGRNVEVYVDDIVIKSHTEESMLRDILETFDSMRKINMKLNPKKCTFGVEEESSGHLAKWAVELGEYEINFSPRHAVKGQILADFLLETTEKQVNGAFEAKDISMKQYLQLVEKISKNFETLEDKSIDEKVLVATGEEGGSCWMTPYVKYLQDRTLPDDVTKARRIKVSAPLYVLKNGVLYRKSFNGPNLRCLAPQQAIDVIKEMHEGLCAQHSDYKTVVARIMRQAYYWQTIYSDTSEIIKACDACQRHGTVQLLPKYDLISVSSAWPFCKWAIDIVGPFPGSVGNARFLVVAIDFYTKWVEAKVWFTKRNCK from the exons ATGCCTTTTGGATTAAAGAATGCAGGATCAACTTACCAATGTGTCATTGATATGGCATTTATAGATCAAATAGGCAGGAATGTagaggtttatgttgatgatattgttatcAAAAGTCACACGGAGGAAAGCATGCTTAGGGATATTCTAGAGACCTTTGATTCAATGCGTAAGATTAATATGAAATTAAATCCTAAGAAGTGTACGTTTGGTGTAGAAGAGG AATCATCAGGCCATTTAGCAAAATGGGCAGTTGAGCTAGGAGAATATGAAATAAATTTCTCACCAAGACATGCAGTTAAAGGGCAGATTTTGGCAGATTTTCTTTTAGAAACAACTGAAAAA CAAGTTAATGGAGCGTTTGAAGCAAAAGATATATCCATGAAGCAATATTTGCAATTAGTTGaaaagatttctaaaaattttgaaactTTAGAG GATAAATCAATTGATGAAAAGGTGTTAGTAGCAACTGGTGAGGAAGGAGGATCGTGTTGGATGACTCCTTACGTGAAGTATTTGCAGGACAGAACGCTGCCAGATGATGTCACGAAAGCAAGACGGATAAAGGTAAGTGCTCCGCTCTACGTATTGAAGAATGGTGTGCTCTACAGGAAATCTTTCAATGGTCCAAATTTGAGGTGTTTAGCGCCACAACAAGCTATAGATGTGATTAAAGAGATGCATGAAGGTTTGTGTGCACaacattctgattataaaactGTTGTGGCACGGATAATGAGGCAAGCATATTATTGGCAAACAATTTACAGTGATACATCAGAGATAATCAAAGCGTGTGATGCATGTCAGCGGCACGGGACCGTCCAGCTTCTGCCAAAATATGATTTAATTTCAGTTTCATCTGCATGGCCATTTTGCAAGTGGGCAATTGATATAGTAGGACCATTCCCCGGGAGTGTTGGCAATGCAAGATTTTTGGTGGTTGCAATTGACTTTTACACTAAGTGGGTTGAGGCAAAG GTATGGTTTACTAAACGAAATTGTAAGTGA